The following proteins are encoded in a genomic region of Phragmites australis chromosome 9, lpPhrAust1.1, whole genome shotgun sequence:
- the LOC133929697 gene encoding protein IQ-domain 26-like — translation MGKAARWFRSILGGGGGKKEQRGQQDHPVAPPSNAKRWSFGKSSRDSAEAAAATAATAANADRGNAAIARAAEAAWLRSAAYAETEREQSKHAIAVAAATAAAADAAVAAAQAAVAVVRLTSKGRTAPVLATAGGRAAAAVRIQTAFRGFLAKKALRALKALVKLQALVRGYLVRKQAAAALQSMQALVRAQATVRAHRAGVAVLHELRHPPVRPRYSLQERYADDTRSEHGAAAYSSRRLAASIESSSYGYDRSPKIVEVDPGRPKSRSSSRRASSPLLDAGSGEEWCANSTSSPLPCYLATGPLRVAVPTSRQFLDYDWCALEKARPATAQSTPRYVCAPATPTKSVAGYSPSLNCPSYMSSTQSSEAKVRSQSAPKQRPELGGGARKRVPLSEVVVMESSRASLSGVVGMQRACTRAQETFSFKTAVVGRIDRTLEVAGENDRLAFLQRRW, via the exons ATGGGCAAGGCGGCGCGGTGGTTCCGCAGCATcttgggcggcggcgggggcaaGAAGGAGCAGAGGGGGCAGCAGGACCACCCGGTGGCTCCGCCGAGCAACGCGAAGCGGTGGAGCTTCGGCAAATCCTCGCGGGACTCCGCGGAAGCGGCGGCTGCCACGGCGGCTACTGCTGCTAATGCAGACAGGGGCAACGCAGCGATCGCgcgggcggcggaggcggcgtggCTCAGGTCGGCGGCGTACGCCGAGACGGAGCGGGAGCAGAGTAAGCACGCCATCGCCGTGGCAGCGGCCACCGCGGCGGCTGCGGACGCGGCCGTTGCCGCAGCCCAGGCAGCCGTCGCCGTCGTGCGACTCACCAGCAAGGGCCGCACGGCGCCTGTACTCGCCACCGCCGGCGGTCGCGCCGCTGCGGCCGTGAGGATACAGACGGCTTTCCGAGGATTCTTG GCCAAGAAAGCGTTGCGAGCGCTCAAGGCGCTGGTGAAGCTGCAGGCTCTGGTGCGCGGCTACCTCGTGCGCAAGCAGGCGGCCGCCGCGCTGCAGAGCATGCAGGCCCTCGTCCGAGCGCAGGCCACTGTGCGCGCGCACCGCGCCGGCGTTGCCGTCCTCCATGAACTCCGCCACCCTCCCGTCCGGCCGCGCTACTCGCTG CAAGAGCGGTACGCGGATGACACGCGGAGCGAGCACGGGGCGGCGGCGTACAGCAGCCGGCGGCTGGCAGCGAGCATCGAATCCTCGTCGTACGGGTACGACCGGAGCCCCAAGATCGTGGAGGTGGACCCCGGCCGGCCCAAGTCGCGGTCGTCCTCGCGCCGGGCGAGCTCCCCGCTGCTCGACGCCGGCAGCGGCGAGGAGTGGTGCGCCAACTCCACGTCCTCGCCGCTGCCGTGCTACTTGGCCACCGGGCCGCTGCGCGTCGCCGTGCCGACCTCCCGCCAGTTCCTGGACTACGACTGGTGCGCGCTGGAGAAGGCCCGTCCGGCGACGGCGCAGAGCACGCCGCGGTACGTGTGCGCGCCGGCCACCCCGACCAAGTCCGTCGCGGGCTACTCACCGTCGCTCAACTGCCCGAGCTACATGTCAAGCACACAGTCGTCGGAGGCCAAGGTGCGGTCGCAGAGCGCGCCGAAGCAGCGGCCGGAACTCGGCGGGGGCGCGCGGAAGCGGGTGCCGCTGAGCGAGGTGGTGGTGATGGAGTCCTCCCGCGCAAGCCTGAGCGGCGTCGTGGGCATGCAGCGCGCGTGCACCCGGGCGCAGGAGACGTTCAGCTTCAAGACGGCCGTCGTCGGCCGCATCGACCGCACGTTGGAGGTCGCCGGCGAGAACGACCGGCTGGCGTTCTTGCAGAGGAGGTGGTGA
- the LOC133928575 gene encoding derlin-1 encodes MSSPAEYYNSLPTISKAFGTLCFFTTVLAQLQILSPPFLALYYPFVFKKFEIWRLFTNFFFLGKFSINFGIRLLMIARYGVQLEKGAFEKRTADFLWMMIFGAISLLVLSAIPLLNSYFLGVPMVSLLLYVWSREYPNSQINMYGLVQLRSFYLPWAMLALDVIFGSPILPGLLGIMVGHLYYFLAVLHPLATGKNYLKTPKWVHSIVARFRLGVQANSPVRPANTGAGPFRGRSYRLNQ; translated from the exons GTACTACAATTCACTTCCAACTATAAGCAAGGCATTTGGGACATTGTGTTTCTTTACCACTGTGCTGGCTCAGCTCCAGATACTGAGCCCGCCCTTTCTTGCCTTATATTACCCCTTTGTGTTCAAGAAGTTTGAG ATATGGAGGCTATTTACTAATTTCTTTTTCCTGGGCAAATTTTCCATCAACTTTGGTATTCGCCTTCTGATGAT AGCAAGGTATGGTGTGCAGTTGGAAAAGGGTGCATTTGAAAAGCGGACTGCAGATTTCTTGTGGATGATGATATTCGGTGCCATCTCACTACTG GTACTGTCTGCTATTCCCCTACTGAATTCTTATTTCTTGGGAGTACCCATGGTCAGCTTGCTTCTTTATGTCTGGAGCAGAGAGTATCCGAATTCTCAGATTAACATGTATGGCCTTGTCCAATTGAGG TCGTTTTATCTTCCATGGGCTATGCTTGCATTGGATGTGATATTTGGGTCACCTATACTTCCTGGCCTTCTGGGTATTATGGTTGGACATTTGTACTACTTCCTTGCGGTGTTGCACCCACTAGCCACTGGAAAGAACTACCTCAAGACTCCAAAATGGGT ACACAGCATTGTTGCTCGATTCAGATTAGGCGTGCAGGCAAACTCTCCGGTCAGGCCTGCCAACACCGGCGCCGGTCCCTTCAGAGGAAGAAGCTATAGACTCAATCAATAA